The following proteins are co-located in the Spea bombifrons isolate aSpeBom1 chromosome 3, aSpeBom1.2.pri, whole genome shotgun sequence genome:
- the TIPARP gene encoding protein mono-ADP-ribosyltransferase TIPARP, whose product MEDAVQIMDTEACSMKVPCQGFKSPDVTERELSRHSDKIPPVKPCFKKKHSPKMFDAETLNALRPIFTSFLGSGPLNGIFVPRNQTGDVTNLCEPHVKKGIKTEQQCPQPTTLISGDQSVGPVVDNSLSLHSGQEDLGGETPSVIETSEPTFPSEQNSSVTAAHTSNESFQDPILQANPEDSTSSVCLDKIIENYSNGLFQDSSCLDQYSLNQDNTNTGIFQDKTEEASLLLVFELLNQLQYHVHQNDGIDICVEFLQGLCFYGNDCLKHHTVLPYHWQVRRIDTGLWQSINDDSQEHLERLYCSPDSDRIKMRYQGHDFLADLNCMNVDSLEFDQIRRLSTPSTSSVASNYHTVWKYFCRDHFGWREYSEPVVKLIEEANCRGLKEVRFVTWHNQYILNIKDGFQQNACFRKEIKRRPLFRSSVMLLPHLQTLSGTTPLTTPAIDSASQVLSPVAITFPNFYPETWIPMDSSQEFVQVPMTNEDKSFRTVYSLFHKTVPETKFRISKIMRVQNLFLWEKYKRKKEFMTRKMTGLDKIMNERHLFHGTSQDVVDGICKHNFDPRVCGKHATMFGQGSYFARKASYSHNFSKRSQKGVHYMFLAKVLTGRYIVGNPTMRRPPPLNPGNITSDLYDSCVDNYFEPQIFVIFNDDQSYPYFIIQYEEVSNTVHI is encoded by the exons ATGGAAGACGCCGTCCAGATTATGGATACAGAAGCTTGTTCTATGAAGGTTCCTTGCCAAGGCTTTAAGTCCCCAGACGtgacagagagagagctttCACGACATTCTGATAAAATTCCTCCTGTAAAACCATGCTTCAAAAAAAAGCACTCTCCGAAAATGTTTGATGCAGAAACTCTTAATGCGTTACGACCaattttcactagttttttGGGATCAGGGCCCCTCAATGGAATCTTTGTGCCCAGGAATCAGACAGGTGACGTTACTAACTTATGTGAACCGCATGTGAAAAAGGGAATTAAGACGGAACAACAGTGTCCTCAACCCACTACATTGATTTCTGGAGATCAAAGTGTCGGACCCGTAGTAGATAATTCTCTCTCTTTACATTCGGGACAAGAAGACCTTGGAGGAGAAACACCAAGTGTAATTGAAACATCTGAACCAACGTTTCCATCAGAACAGAACTCAAGCGTCACTGCTGCTCACACTTCCAATGAGTCTTTCCAGGATCCCATCTTACAAGCAAACCCAGAGGATTCTACAAGCTCCGTCTGCTTAGACAAGATAATCGAAAACTATTCTAATGGGTTATTCCAGGATAGCAGCTGTCTGGACCAATACAGTTTGAACCAAGATAATACAAACACTGGGATATTTCAGGACAAAACAGAGGAAGCCTCCCTTCTTTTAGTATTTGAACTTTTGAATCAGCTCCAATATCATGTCCATCAAAACGATGGGATAGACATTTGTGTGGAATTTTTACAGGGATTGTGCTTTTATGGTAACGACTGCCTAAAACACCATACAGTATTACCGTATCACTGGCAGGTTAGGAGAATCGACACCGGCCTCTGGCAGAGTATAAATGATGATTCCCAAGAACATCTGGAGAGACTGTACTGCAGTCCAGACAGTGACCGAATCAAAATGAGATATCA GGGACATGATTTTTTGGCTGACTTGAATTGTATGAACGTTGATTCTCTTGAATTTGACCAAATCCGACGACTGTCTACACCATCTACCTCCTCTGTCGCCTCTAATTATCATACTGTATGGAAATACTTCTGCCGAGACCACTTTGGCTGGAGGGAGTATTCAGAG CCTGTTGTAAAGCTCATCGAAGAGGCAAATTGTCGAGGACTGAAGGAAGTTCGGTTTGTTACGTGGCACAACCAGTACATACTCAACATCAAAGATGGCTTCCAGCAAAATGCATGCTTCCGGAAGGAGATCAAACGGAGGCCCCTGTTCCGGTCATCTGTAATGCTCTTGCCACATTTACA AACACTTAGCGGAACGACCCCGTTGACCACTCCAGCGATTGACTCCGCATCACAAGTCCTATCGCCCGTTGCTATCACGTTTCCGAACTTCTATCCAGAAACGTGGATCCCTATGGACTCCTCGCAAGAGTTTGTTCAAGTGCCTATGACCAATGAAGACAAAAGCTTCAGGACGGTGTATTCATTATTTCACAAAACCGTACCAGAGACTAAGTTTCGGATTTCAAAGATTATGCGAGTTCAGAATCTCTTTCTCTGGGAAAAATACAAGAG gaaaaaagaattcATGACAAGGAAAATGACTGGATTGGACAAAATTATGAATGAAAGGCATTTGTTCCATGGGACATCCCAAGATGTTGTTGACGGGATTTGCAAGCACAACTTTGACCCCAGAGTATGTGGAAAGCATGCCACCATGTTTGGACAGGGCAGTTACTTTGCCAGAAAAGCAAGTTATTCTCACAATTTTTCCAAAAGATCCCAGAAGGGTGTTCACTATATGTTCCTGGCTAAAGTATTGACGGGAAGATACATTGTGGGCAATCCTACCATGAGGAGGCCTCCCCCGCTGAACCCAGGGAATATTACCAGCGACCTCTATGATTCTTGTGTAGACAACTACTTTGAGCCTcaaatttttgttatatttaacgATGATCAGAGCTACCCTTATTTTATTATCCAATATGAAGAAGTTAGCAACACTGtccacatttaa